One Nitrospinota bacterium genomic region harbors:
- the aspS gene encoding aspartate--tRNA ligase — protein MTQKLRRTHHCGELSEKNIDESVTLCGWVHTRRDHGGLIFIDLWDKEGLTQVVLNPQIDSLAHQHAQSLRGNYVMAVQGKVRSRPEGMVNAKLKTGKIEVYIDDLQILNESKTPPFSGWDDQDVSEVLRLKNRYLDLRSNRLQNNLKIRYQITRVVRNVLDQHGFMEIETPMLTKSTPEGARDYLVPSRLNPKKFYALPQSPQLFKQILMVAGMDRYFQIVKCFRDEDLRQDRQPEFTQIDMEMSFLDETQLFPLVEEMMQTVYKEILGITIETPFPILKYKDAIDRFGSDKPDLRFGLELVDLGDVVQGTGFKVFADVLKNGGQIRAINVKNSAEVLSRKGLDDLTELAKTYGAKGMAWIKIQKGELQSPIIKFFEKDMIDRLIATMQGEDGDTIVFIADKPKVVADALAHIRLAVAKLLGLIDDKKINLAWITEFPLLEYNEEEKRYAAMHHPFTAPNEGHLEQFADTPEKISSRAYDLVLNGNEIAGGSIRIHQKEVQEKMFSLLGIGQEEAELKFGFLLDALQYGAPPHGGIAFGLDRLTMLICGAESIRDVIAFPKTQKATCLMTQAPSEIDLKQLKELKLKYDLS, from the coding sequence ATGACCCAGAAACTGCGAAGAACCCATCACTGCGGCGAACTGTCCGAAAAAAATATCGATGAATCCGTCACCCTGTGCGGCTGGGTTCACACCCGGCGCGATCATGGCGGCCTGATCTTCATCGACCTGTGGGACAAGGAAGGACTCACCCAGGTGGTGCTCAACCCGCAGATAGACTCGCTGGCCCACCAGCACGCCCAATCCCTGCGCGGCAATTATGTCATGGCCGTGCAAGGAAAAGTGCGGAGCCGCCCGGAGGGCATGGTCAACGCCAAACTGAAAACCGGGAAAATCGAGGTCTATATCGATGACCTGCAGATCCTGAATGAATCCAAAACACCGCCGTTTTCCGGTTGGGACGATCAGGACGTTTCAGAAGTCCTGCGGCTGAAAAACCGTTACCTCGATCTCCGTAGCAACCGTCTGCAAAACAACCTGAAAATACGCTACCAGATCACCCGCGTGGTTCGGAATGTTCTTGACCAACACGGGTTCATGGAAATTGAAACTCCCATGTTGACCAAAAGCACGCCGGAAGGCGCCCGGGACTATCTGGTCCCCAGCCGGTTGAACCCAAAAAAATTCTACGCCCTGCCGCAGTCGCCACAGTTGTTCAAGCAGATTTTGATGGTCGCGGGCATGGACCGCTATTTTCAGATCGTCAAATGTTTCCGCGACGAGGACCTGCGGCAAGACCGGCAACCGGAATTCACGCAGATCGATATGGAGATGTCTTTTCTCGACGAAACGCAGTTATTTCCTCTGGTCGAGGAAATGATGCAAACCGTCTATAAGGAAATCCTGGGAATTACCATCGAGACACCCTTCCCTATTCTAAAATACAAAGATGCCATCGACCGGTTCGGCTCAGACAAACCCGATTTACGCTTCGGGCTGGAATTGGTGGATCTCGGCGATGTGGTTCAGGGAACCGGCTTCAAAGTATTCGCGGATGTTCTCAAGAACGGCGGCCAGATAAGAGCTATCAATGTCAAAAACAGCGCCGAGGTTCTTTCACGTAAAGGCCTCGATGATTTGACCGAGCTTGCTAAAACTTATGGCGCCAAGGGCATGGCCTGGATCAAAATTCAAAAAGGCGAACTGCAATCGCCGATCATCAAATTTTTTGAAAAAGATATGATCGACCGCCTGATTGCCACCATGCAGGGTGAAGACGGCGACACCATCGTATTCATCGCCGACAAACCCAAGGTCGTCGCCGATGCGTTGGCGCACATCCGTCTGGCGGTTGCTAAATTATTGGGCCTGATAGACGATAAAAAAATCAACCTGGCATGGATTACAGAATTTCCTTTGCTGGAGTATAACGAGGAAGAAAAACGCTATGCCGCCATGCACCATCCGTTCACCGCGCCAAATGAAGGTCATTTGGAACAGTTTGCAGATACCCCGGAAAAAATTTCCTCCCGCGCCTACGATCTGGTGCTGAACGGCAACGAAATCGCCGGTGGCTCTATTCGTATTCATCAGAAAGAAGTTCAGGAGAAAATGTTCAGTCTGCTGGGCATTGGTCAGGAGGAAGCGGAACTGAAATTCGGCTTTCTTCTCGATGCCCTGCAATACGGCGCTCCTCCGCACGGCGGCATCGCCTTCGGGCTCGATCGCCTCACCATGTTGATCTGCGGAGCGGAATCCATCCGCGACGTCATCGCTTTCCCGAAAACCCAGAAAGCCACCTGCCTGATGACCCAGGCGCCTTCCGAAATAGATCTCAAGCAATTGAAAGAGCTTAAATTGAAGTACGATTTATCGTGA